A genome region from Nodosilinea sp. FACHB-141 includes the following:
- a CDS encoding helix-turn-helix transcriptional regulator — translation MDSVEPVSVEVVQQVADYFSVLSEPMRLRILNFLREGEKCVQELVEATQTSQANVSKHLKVMLQAGILSRRTEGTSAYYSVTDELIFDLCGLVCDRLACRIEAQAQHFRNFSLASRS, via the coding sequence ATGGACTCTGTAGAACCGGTTTCAGTTGAAGTTGTGCAGCAAGTAGCGGATTATTTCAGCGTACTCAGTGAGCCGATGCGGCTACGAATTCTTAACTTCCTGCGTGAGGGTGAAAAATGCGTGCAGGAGCTAGTCGAGGCCACCCAAACCAGCCAGGCTAACGTCTCCAAGCACCTTAAGGTGATGCTCCAGGCGGGCATTCTCAGCCGCCGCACCGAAGGCACCTCCGCCTACTACAGTGTTACCGACGAGCTCATTTTTGACCTGTGCGGATTGGTGTGCGATCGCCTCGCCTGCCGCATTGAGGCCCAGGCCCAGCACTTTCGCAACTTTAGCCTGGCCAGCCGCAGCTAG
- the mrdA gene encoding penicillin-binding protein 2: protein MALLQNLPYVPDTVRGRTVGRSFQAVFLMVLVSVLLVGAFGLRLFQLQVVEGDRNRQLADTNRIRLVPKRPARGTIFDRNGKILAGSRLSHTVSIWPIALPRDKWPMVINRLSKVLNVPPDEIQKRLEQAGYESIESITIARGISPAQATALAEYTNELPGVRLEAEAVRNYPNGDLAAHVIGYTGELTDEQLKARREQGYRLGDVVGQMGAESAFESTLHGTWGGQQVEVDSAGRIISILGDKPAIAGKDIQLTIDIELQRAAEAALGNREGAIVAIDPRSGAVLAMASWPTYDPNIFTTRITEAQWRQLQGADHPFLNRSLQAFPPASTFKIVTTSAAIESGKYDPGTVLPTYPYIQVGGIQFGDWNRAGFGPLSFPGAMAWSSDTFFYQVAMRIGGPTLIEMTRRYGFGRKTGIELGAEESAGLVPDEAWKQKNLDEDWVIGDSINMSIGQGFMQATPLQVANMFAVPANNGYRVTPHLLKDNEEHRNWKESLELSDATIDVLHQGLRRVITGGTGQSLNVPHLPPLSGKSGTAEAPPGLSHAWFGAYAPMEKPEVVVVAFAEHSGGGGGKVAAPMVLKVLEAYFKADQNAAAAAP from the coding sequence ATGGCTCTACTCCAAAATTTACCCTACGTACCCGATACTGTGCGCGGTCGCACTGTCGGGCGCAGCTTTCAGGCCGTGTTCTTGATGGTGCTGGTGTCGGTGCTGCTGGTGGGAGCCTTTGGGCTGCGGCTATTTCAGCTCCAGGTGGTGGAGGGCGATCGCAATCGCCAGCTGGCCGACACCAACCGCATTCGCCTGGTGCCCAAACGCCCGGCCCGCGGCACGATTTTTGATCGCAACGGCAAAATTCTCGCCGGTAGCCGCCTGTCGCACACCGTGTCAATTTGGCCGATCGCGCTACCCCGCGACAAGTGGCCTATGGTGATCAACCGCCTGTCTAAGGTGCTCAATGTGCCCCCCGACGAGATTCAAAAGCGCCTAGAGCAGGCGGGCTACGAGTCGATTGAGTCGATTACCATTGCCCGCGGCATTAGCCCAGCCCAGGCCACAGCCCTAGCCGAATATACCAACGAGCTGCCCGGGGTGCGTTTGGAGGCTGAGGCGGTGCGCAACTACCCCAACGGGGACCTCGCTGCCCACGTGATTGGCTACACGGGCGAACTCACCGACGAGCAGCTCAAGGCCCGCCGCGAGCAGGGCTATCGCCTGGGAGATGTGGTGGGGCAGATGGGGGCCGAGTCGGCCTTTGAAAGCACGCTGCACGGCACCTGGGGTGGCCAGCAGGTAGAGGTGGATAGCGCTGGACGGATTATTAGCATTTTGGGCGATAAGCCGGCTATTGCTGGGAAAGACATCCAGCTCACCATCGATATTGAGCTGCAGCGAGCGGCGGAGGCGGCTCTGGGCAACCGCGAGGGAGCGATCGTCGCCATTGACCCGCGCAGTGGCGCTGTGCTGGCCATGGCCAGCTGGCCTACCTACGACCCCAATATTTTTACTACCCGCATTACTGAGGCCCAGTGGCGGCAGCTTCAAGGGGCTGACCACCCCTTTCTCAACCGATCGCTGCAAGCGTTTCCACCGGCCAGTACCTTTAAAATTGTCACCACATCGGCGGCCATAGAGTCGGGCAAGTACGATCCGGGTACAGTGCTGCCCACCTATCCCTACATCCAGGTGGGGGGCATTCAGTTTGGCGACTGGAACCGGGCGGGCTTTGGCCCCCTTAGTTTCCCTGGCGCGATGGCCTGGAGTAGTGACACCTTCTTTTACCAGGTGGCAATGCGCATTGGCGGCCCTACTCTGATTGAGATGACCCGCCGTTATGGTTTTGGCCGCAAGACCGGCATTGAGCTAGGTGCCGAAGAGAGCGCGGGCTTAGTGCCCGACGAAGCCTGGAAGCAAAAAAATCTAGACGAAGATTGGGTGATTGGCGACTCGATCAACATGTCTATTGGTCAGGGCTTTATGCAAGCGACGCCGCTTCAAGTGGCCAACATGTTTGCGGTGCCCGCCAACAATGGTTACCGAGTTACCCCCCACTTGCTTAAAGACAACGAGGAGCATCGCAACTGGAAAGAGTCTCTAGAGCTGAGCGATGCGACGATTGACGTCTTACACCAGGGGCTGCGACGGGTAATTACAGGCGGCACGGGCCAGAGCCTCAACGTGCCCCACTTACCTCCCCTCTCGGGTAAAAGTGGCACCGCTGAGGCGCCGCCTGGCCTTTCCCACGCCTGGTTTGGGGCCTATGCCCCCATGGAAAAACCCGAGGTGGTGGTGGTGGCTTTTGCCGAACACTCGGGCGGCGGCGGCGGCAAGGTGGCTGCCCCCATGGTGTTGAAGGTTTTAGAGGCCTACTTTAAAGCCGATCAAAATGCAGCGGCGGCCGCTCCCTAG
- a CDS encoding TAXI family TRAP transporter solute-binding subunit — translation MQGKVVLPVVVLSLVGVVASAFFVVREHTRTYRLVLASGGSTGEYYAFSQAFAEVVARNHPTIAIEVLETDGSLQNMDLLKTNAAQLALVQSDTPVQPPVRAVALLFPELFHLLARTDTNINGVADLRGKRVALMPKGSGSYALFWPLVQHYGLSADTMTVLPMPVDQAHAALATGEVDALFRVITIGNPAVGELLQTGTTRLIPIDQADALQLSLPYLEAQVIPKGTYNGGRPVPPADLPAVAVNALLLAHESLPPKVVNALTQTLHQNRNELVALYPRAARIRLDTSGDLGLPLHPGAEAFYNQGEPEFLVEYAEPIGLLLSVGVLGISSLWQLQSWLLGKQKNRADTYNLEILALIDAIDRAQSLEELAALRETLFDILKSPPGDGATQQCWRGRSEEVGTLISFESVG, via the coding sequence ATGCAGGGAAAGGTTGTCTTGCCGGTGGTGGTGCTGAGTTTGGTGGGGGTTGTGGCCTCGGCCTTTTTTGTGGTGCGTGAGCACACCCGCACCTACCGCCTAGTGCTGGCCTCAGGTGGCAGCACGGGTGAATATTACGCCTTTAGTCAGGCCTTTGCCGAGGTGGTGGCCCGCAATCATCCCACCATTGCCATTGAGGTGCTAGAAACCGACGGCTCTCTGCAAAACATGGATTTGCTCAAAACCAACGCGGCCCAGCTGGCCCTGGTGCAGAGCGATACACCAGTACAGCCGCCGGTGCGGGCGGTGGCCTTACTATTTCCTGAACTGTTTCATCTGCTGGCTCGCACCGACACCAACATCAACGGCGTAGCCGATCTGCGGGGCAAGCGGGTTGCCCTTATGCCCAAGGGCAGCGGCTCCTACGCCCTGTTCTGGCCGCTGGTGCAGCACTACGGCCTGAGCGCAGACACGATGACGGTGCTGCCTATGCCCGTCGACCAAGCCCACGCCGCCTTGGCCACGGGAGAGGTGGACGCCCTGTTTCGCGTCATTACCATAGGCAACCCAGCCGTGGGGGAGCTGCTGCAAACCGGCACCACTCGCCTAATTCCCATCGATCAGGCCGATGCCCTCCAGCTGTCGCTGCCCTACCTCGAAGCCCAGGTGATTCCCAAGGGAACTTATAACGGCGGGCGACCCGTGCCCCCAGCCGACCTACCAGCGGTGGCGGTAAACGCTTTGCTGTTGGCCCACGAGAGTCTGCCCCCCAAGGTGGTAAATGCCCTCACCCAGACCCTGCACCAAAACCGCAACGAGCTAGTGGCTCTGTACCCACGCGCGGCCAGAATTCGCCTCGACACCTCGGGGGATTTAGGCCTGCCGCTGCACCCTGGAGCTGAAGCCTTTTATAATCAGGGCGAGCCTGAGTTTTTGGTGGAGTATGCCGAACCCATCGGGCTACTGCTGTCGGTGGGTGTGCTGGGGATTTCAAGCCTGTGGCAGCTGCAATCGTGGCTGTTGGGCAAGCAGAAAAATCGGGCCGACACCTACAACCTAGAAATTTTGGCGCTGATCGATGCGATCGATCGGGCTCAATCACTGGAGGAATTGGCAGCCCTGAGGGAAACCCTGTTTGACATTCTCAAATCGCCACCAGGAGATGGTGCTACGCAGCAGTGCTGGCGGGGCCGATCAGAGGAGGTAGGGACGTTGATCAGCTTTGAGTCAGTTGGTTAA
- a CDS encoding DUF2839 domain-containing protein, protein MGESKRRKEQLGEKYGQSEPILPWLPITKDQSQQFMKWTARGTWGAIVLIIAFWITLRFIGPSLGWWTLAD, encoded by the coding sequence ATGGGCGAATCAAAACGACGCAAAGAGCAGCTAGGCGAAAAGTACGGTCAGTCAGAGCCAATTTTACCCTGGCTGCCAATTACCAAAGATCAGTCGCAGCAGTTCATGAAGTGGACTGCCCGGGGTACCTGGGGTGCCATTGTGCTGATCATCGCTTTTTGGATTACGCTGCGGTTTATTGGCCCCAGCTTAGGCTGGTGGACGCTGGCGGACTAG
- a CDS encoding GNAT family N-acetyltransferase: MYQAPTQLITDRLILRRPSLTDAAAVYEYGCDPEVVRYMDWPRHTGIQDTVDALESFAAQWESGSEFCWAIATKTENTAIGTIACRIESPRADFGYVLNRRYWGQGLATEAARAVVSWLMSLPEIDRIWATCDTENLASARVLGKAGLRREGILPRFMIRPNLSPTPRDTFIFAKVREPV, from the coding sequence ATGTACCAAGCCCCTACCCAACTGATTACAGACCGACTGATTTTACGGCGTCCATCTCTGACTGATGCGGCGGCTGTTTACGAGTACGGTTGCGATCCTGAAGTAGTCCGCTACATGGACTGGCCAAGGCACACCGGCATTCAGGATACGGTCGACGCGCTCGAAAGCTTTGCTGCTCAATGGGAGTCTGGTAGTGAGTTTTGTTGGGCGATCGCTACCAAGACCGAGAACACAGCAATTGGGACGATTGCGTGCCGGATAGAGAGCCCTAGGGCAGATTTTGGTTATGTTCTAAACCGCCGCTATTGGGGGCAAGGGTTGGCGACAGAAGCAGCTAGGGCGGTTGTGTCATGGTTGATGAGTCTGCCTGAGATCGATCGCATCTGGGCAACGTGCGACACAGAAAATCTTGCCTCAGCACGAGTTTTGGGAAAGGCAGGTCTACGGCGTGAGGGCATATTGCCTCGGTTTATGATTCGCCCTAACCTTTCGCCCACACCACGAGACACATTTATCTTCGCCAAAGTCCGAGAGCCGGTATGA
- a CDS encoding ATP-dependent DNA helicase: MIEAQVHQQLRALLREWGEPSWPHHLTLARLVARALRLGRSALMQVGGLSAYQGEYRLSYLIALMMWPGPAVVVAPDSTAQRVLMVDIPRLQEKLRLRKPVQMGDRWPGDGFDGLLITTPEAWLGDRLEGGHQFPDGIPTLIDDADNLELWLHQQLTVDLGTLDWTHLALAYPDHQSLIQNTHVALTHAAFQRPANPYHRYLLEEGDSQQLQRLHQVLTASRASTPQTEGPMPPQWVKFWQRFNPPDHLLWFSVDRDRGHMTLHCAPVELATAMTSVWPRQPVVLIGAALDPDEAADNFRQRLGLGDLTCLQFTPNRQNDAIQLYLPTHLSLPNTPQFQGVLHQEIRRLLNVARPQVSGPTVILLDDLPLKGQLGAMLAGEFGSRVQVENAAIDTNGILVSGWAFWRQHQALLPPPALLIIVTLPLPSLENPMVAGRVAYHKRRRQDWFRLYLFPTAVTELQRAVAPSRLHGGTVALLDTRVHYRSYGAQILEALSPAACTRSLPTQWGP, encoded by the coding sequence GTGATTGAGGCCCAAGTACACCAACAACTGCGCGCGCTGCTGCGGGAATGGGGAGAGCCGAGCTGGCCCCACCATCTGACGTTGGCGCGGTTAGTGGCGCGGGCACTGCGGCTGGGGCGCAGTGCATTAATGCAAGTGGGTGGCCTGTCGGCCTACCAAGGCGAGTATCGCCTCAGCTACCTGATCGCACTGATGATGTGGCCTGGCCCTGCGGTGGTGGTGGCTCCTGACTCCACGGCCCAGCGGGTGCTGATGGTTGATATTCCTCGGCTGCAAGAAAAGCTGCGGCTGCGGAAGCCGGTGCAGATGGGCGATCGCTGGCCTGGCGACGGTTTCGATGGGCTGCTGATCACTACGCCCGAGGCCTGGCTAGGCGATCGCTTGGAGGGGGGCCACCAGTTCCCTGACGGCATTCCTACGCTGATTGACGATGCCGACAACCTCGAACTCTGGCTACACCAGCAGCTCACCGTTGACCTGGGCACCCTCGACTGGACCCACCTGGCGCTGGCCTACCCCGACCACCAGAGTCTCATTCAAAACACCCACGTGGCCCTGACCCACGCGGCCTTTCAGCGTCCGGCCAACCCCTACCACCGCTACCTGCTCGAAGAAGGCGATAGCCAGCAGCTCCAGCGCTTGCACCAGGTGCTGACCGCCAGCCGCGCCAGCACCCCCCAGACCGAGGGGCCAATGCCGCCTCAGTGGGTGAAGTTCTGGCAGCGGTTTAACCCGCCCGACCATCTGCTCTGGTTTTCGGTCGATCGCGATCGCGGCCACATGACGCTGCACTGCGCCCCGGTAGAACTCGCCACCGCTATGACTTCCGTGTGGCCTCGCCAGCCGGTGGTGCTAATTGGCGCCGCCCTTGACCCGGATGAAGCAGCCGACAACTTTCGCCAGCGGTTGGGACTGGGCGATCTCACCTGCCTCCAGTTCACCCCTAATCGGCAAAACGACGCTATTCAGCTCTACCTGCCCACCCATCTGTCCCTGCCCAACACTCCCCAGTTTCAGGGGGTGCTGCACCAAGAAATTCGCCGTCTGCTGAACGTTGCACGTCCTCAGGTCTCTGGCCCTACAGTGATTTTGCTGGATGATTTGCCCCTGAAGGGGCAGCTAGGGGCAATGCTGGCTGGAGAATTTGGCTCGCGGGTGCAGGTGGAGAATGCCGCCATCGACACCAACGGCATTCTCGTCAGCGGCTGGGCATTTTGGCGGCAGCACCAGGCTCTGCTGCCGCCCCCGGCACTGCTGATTATTGTGACCCTGCCCCTGCCTTCCTTGGAAAATCCGATGGTGGCGGGGCGTGTGGCCTATCACAAGCGGCGGCGGCAGGACTGGTTTCGGCTGTACCTCTTTCCCACGGCGGTGACGGAGTTGCAGCGGGCCGTGGCCCCCTCGCGGCTGCACGGTGGCACCGTGGCTCTGCTCGACACCCGCGTTCACTACCGCAGCTATGGAGCGCAAATCTTGGAGGCGCTAAGTCCAGCAGCCTGCACGCGATCGCTACCCACCCAATGGGGGCCTTAG
- a CDS encoding prephenate/arogenate dehydrogenase, with protein sequence MERIAIIGLGLIGGSLGLDLTRYGHPVVGIARRATTAEEALAMGAVTEAGNELALVSGADVVFICTPIDAVVATAAAIAPYLSEGAVVTDVASVKGELVPSLESLWPDFVGGHPMAGKAEAGLAVAEAGLFQGRPYVLTPTEATNPEALERVRAIATSLGANLCQCHPDQHDRAVAWISHLPVMVSSSLILACQGESDPDILALSQTLASSGFQDTSRVGGGVPDLGTLMARHNRAALLNALTQYQDQLDQLKTLIQAEEWDALYNTLTRSQSARPAFLGQRGG encoded by the coding sequence ATGGAACGCATTGCCATCATTGGTTTGGGCCTAATCGGCGGATCGCTGGGGCTTGATTTGACCCGGTACGGTCATCCCGTCGTGGGCATTGCCCGTCGCGCCACCACCGCCGAGGAGGCTCTGGCGATGGGAGCCGTGACCGAGGCTGGCAACGAGCTGGCGCTGGTGTCGGGGGCCGATGTGGTATTTATCTGCACCCCGATTGATGCTGTTGTCGCCACGGCAGCGGCGATCGCTCCCTATTTGTCTGAGGGAGCGGTGGTTACCGATGTGGCGTCGGTGAAAGGAGAGCTTGTGCCCAGCCTAGAGTCTCTGTGGCCGGACTTTGTGGGTGGCCACCCAATGGCGGGCAAGGCCGAGGCTGGGCTGGCGGTCGCGGAGGCAGGGTTGTTTCAGGGCCGCCCCTACGTGCTTACCCCCACCGAGGCAACAAACCCAGAGGCTTTGGAGCGGGTACGGGCGATCGCCACTTCCCTAGGGGCGAATCTTTGCCAATGCCACCCCGACCAGCACGATCGCGCCGTCGCTTGGATCTCGCACCTGCCGGTGATGGTCAGCAGCAGTCTGATTCTCGCCTGCCAAGGAGAATCAGACCCGGACATCCTCGCGCTATCCCAAACCTTAGCTAGCTCCGGCTTTCAAGACACCAGCCGCGTCGGCGGTGGCGTGCCCGACCTTGGCACCCTGATGGCTCGCCACAATCGCGCGGCCCTATTGAATGCCTTGACTCAGTATCAGGACCAGCTCGACCAGCTCAAAACCTTGATTCAAGCTGAAGAGTGGGATGCCCTATACAACACCCTGACCCGATCCCAAAGCGCCCGCCCCGCATTTCTGGGTCAGCGAGGAGGTTAA
- a CDS encoding ATP-binding protein: MGAFRPRTPMRSRPSFPTLAAASPADAISAWIMVLSPTAVVESIQTVGVKALPETLTANWVGRSLAEIVSFAAPHALSQALESLATHRELVQLPGRCPLGSHSIDVQWVLQPLIGLDGQLFRIAATGYLIDPHGLANIPWLRTAEVPAVVQESLPAACAQLQTYSPRLTQITRNVRWTLDLEIIRQQTVEGLGDLFGVNRCLVCSCEAIPNVAPQTATVTAEYTRLGDLPSWQGQVWTLAETPCLSAAAQSSVAVVPQRQPADPSIVAVATRYQNTINGFIVLHDRPDRPWSDVELTLLTDLADQVGTAIAHATLFGESHALAIKLQQANASLMEKQLEFQEARRQAEEARQQAEEASRLKSEFLANTSHELRTPLNGMIGFLKLVLDGMADDPAEQEEFLAEAHKSALHLLQLINDVLDIAKIEAGKMQIDMGPISLKELLANAENFMRPLSDQKDLYLEILLPATRDDITVNGNYQRLLQVLMNLMSNAIKFTHEGGVTISAEVKPQKVEYQGKTWPGLVKISVADTGIGVSLEKQDRLFQSFSQVDGDRTRQYGGTGLGLAISQRLVEAMGGVVQFISMGEGLGSTVTFTALLYQKPVVIDKEPVYPPK, from the coding sequence ATGGGAGCGTTCCGGCCTCGTACCCCTATGCGATCGCGACCTTCTTTCCCGACCTTGGCCGCGGCCAGCCCAGCGGATGCTATCTCCGCCTGGATTATGGTGCTCAGCCCTACGGCGGTGGTGGAGTCAATTCAGACCGTGGGGGTCAAAGCTCTGCCGGAGACGCTAACGGCTAACTGGGTGGGGCGATCGCTGGCCGAAATCGTTTCCTTTGCTGCCCCCCATGCTCTGAGTCAGGCCCTCGAAAGCTTAGCCACCCACCGGGAACTGGTACAGCTGCCGGGGCGCTGCCCGTTGGGATCCCACAGCATCGATGTGCAGTGGGTGCTTCAACCCCTAATTGGACTAGACGGCCAGTTATTTCGCATTGCCGCCACAGGCTACCTGATTGACCCGCACGGGTTGGCTAATATTCCTTGGCTGCGAACCGCAGAAGTTCCCGCTGTGGTTCAAGAGAGCTTGCCTGCTGCCTGCGCCCAGCTGCAAACCTACTCGCCCCGGCTCACCCAAATCACCCGCAACGTTCGCTGGACGCTGGATCTAGAAATTATTCGTCAACAGACGGTGGAGGGACTGGGCGACTTGTTTGGGGTGAACCGCTGCCTGGTGTGCAGCTGCGAAGCTATCCCCAACGTGGCTCCTCAGACTGCTACAGTGACTGCTGAGTATACGCGGTTGGGCGATCTACCCAGTTGGCAGGGGCAGGTGTGGACGCTGGCCGAAACGCCTTGCCTCAGTGCTGCGGCCCAGTCGTCAGTGGCGGTAGTGCCGCAGCGGCAGCCCGCTGACCCATCCATTGTGGCGGTGGCCACCCGTTACCAAAACACCATTAATGGCTTTATCGTGCTCCACGACCGCCCCGATCGCCCCTGGTCAGACGTTGAGCTAACTTTGCTCACTGACTTGGCCGATCAGGTGGGTACAGCGATCGCTCACGCCACCCTGTTTGGCGAAAGCCACGCCCTAGCGATCAAGCTCCAGCAGGCCAACGCCAGCCTGATGGAAAAGCAGCTTGAGTTTCAAGAGGCCCGCCGCCAGGCCGAGGAAGCCCGCCAGCAGGCAGAAGAAGCCTCGCGCCTAAAAAGCGAGTTCTTGGCCAACACCTCCCACGAGCTACGCACTCCGCTCAACGGCATGATTGGCTTTCTCAAGCTGGTGCTCGACGGTATGGCCGACGACCCCGCCGAGCAAGAAGAATTTTTGGCTGAGGCTCATAAGTCAGCACTTCACCTTTTGCAGCTGATCAACGATGTGCTCGACATCGCCAAGATCGAAGCGGGCAAAATGCAGATCGATATGGGGCCGATTAGCCTTAAAGAGCTGCTAGCCAACGCAGAAAACTTCATGCGTCCGCTCTCTGATCAAAAGGATTTGTACCTGGAGATTTTGCTGCCCGCCACCCGCGATGACATCACCGTTAATGGCAACTACCAGCGCCTGCTTCAGGTGCTCATGAACCTGATGAGCAATGCCATCAAATTCACCCACGAGGGCGGTGTCACCATCAGCGCCGAAGTGAAGCCGCAAAAGGTGGAATACCAGGGCAAAACCTGGCCCGGTCTGGTCAAAATTAGCGTGGCCGACACGGGCATTGGCGTTTCCCTCGAAAAGCAAGATCGCCTATTTCAAAGCTTTAGCCAGGTGGATGGCGATCGCACCCGCCAGTACGGCGGCACCGGCCTGGGTCTGGCGATCTCCCAGCGTCTGGTGGAAGCCATGGGCGGCGTGGTGCAGTTCATCAGCATGGGCGAAGGGCTGGGCTCAACGGTGACCTTTACAGCCCTGCTGTACCAAAAGCCGGTGGTGATCGACAAAGAGCCGGTTTATCCGCCTAAATAG
- the lepA gene encoding translation elongation factor 4, translating into MTEVPVSQIRNFSIIAHIDHGKSTLADRLLQRTGTVSDREMKAQFLDNMDLERERGITIKLQAARMNYKAKDGKDYVLNLIDTPGHVDFSYEVSRSLIACEGALLVVDASQGVEAQTLANVYLALENNLEIIPVLNKIDLPGAEPERIRQEIEDIIGLDCSGAILASAKEGVGIDEILESIVYLVPPPADTVDQPLRALIFDSYYDTYRGVIVYFRVMDGSIRRKDKVRLMASGKEYEIDELGVLAPTQIQVDELHAGEVGYFAASIKAVEDARVGDTITLVQNPATEALPGYAEAKPMVFCGLFPTVSDQFEELREALEKLRLSDAALQYEPETSSAMGFGFRCGFLGLLHMEIVQERLEREYNLDLITTAPSVIYRVTTLKGEVLEIDNPSTLPDPQAREKIEEPYVQLDMITPEEYVGALMELCQNRRGEFKDMRYLAQGRTTLIYEVPLAEVVTDFFDQMKSRSKGYASMEYHLIGYRENHLSRLDVLINGDPVDSLASIVHRDKAYYVGKALVEKLKELIPRHQFKIPIQAAIGSRVVASESIPALRKDVLAKCYGGDISRKKKLLQKQAKGKKRLKAIGTVDVPQEAFMAVLKLS; encoded by the coding sequence ATGACAGAGGTTCCCGTCTCTCAGATTCGCAATTTCTCGATTATTGCCCACATTGACCACGGCAAATCGACCCTGGCCGACCGGTTGCTCCAGCGCACTGGCACCGTCAGCGATCGCGAAATGAAGGCCCAGTTCCTCGACAATATGGATCTCGAGCGGGAGCGGGGCATTACCATCAAGCTCCAGGCCGCCCGCATGAACTACAAGGCCAAGGACGGCAAAGACTACGTTCTCAACTTGATCGACACGCCCGGGCACGTCGATTTTTCCTACGAGGTGTCCCGCTCTCTCATCGCCTGTGAAGGGGCACTGCTGGTGGTCGATGCCTCCCAGGGGGTCGAGGCCCAAACCCTGGCCAACGTCTATCTAGCCCTAGAGAACAACCTCGAAATCATCCCCGTTCTCAACAAAATTGACCTGCCCGGTGCCGAACCCGAGCGCATCCGGCAAGAAATTGAGGACATCATCGGCCTCGATTGTAGCGGTGCCATTCTTGCCTCAGCCAAAGAGGGGGTCGGCATTGACGAAATTCTAGAATCGATCGTTTACCTGGTGCCGCCCCCGGCTGACACCGTCGATCAGCCTCTGCGGGCGCTGATCTTTGACAGCTACTACGACACCTACCGGGGCGTGATCGTCTACTTCCGCGTCATGGATGGCAGCATTCGTCGCAAAGACAAAGTGCGGCTGATGGCCTCAGGCAAAGAGTACGAAATTGACGAACTGGGCGTGCTTGCCCCCACCCAGATTCAAGTGGACGAGCTCCATGCGGGAGAAGTGGGTTACTTTGCCGCCTCGATTAAGGCCGTAGAAGATGCCCGCGTGGGCGACACCATTACCCTGGTACAAAACCCCGCTACGGAAGCCTTGCCTGGCTACGCCGAGGCCAAGCCGATGGTGTTTTGTGGTCTCTTCCCCACCGTCTCAGACCAGTTTGAGGAATTGCGCGAGGCCCTCGAAAAGCTCCGCCTCAGTGACGCCGCCCTTCAGTATGAGCCAGAAACCTCAAGCGCCATGGGTTTTGGCTTTCGCTGCGGCTTTTTGGGCCTGCTCCACATGGAAATTGTGCAGGAGCGCCTAGAGCGCGAGTACAACCTGGATTTAATCACCACCGCACCCTCGGTAATCTATCGGGTCACCACCCTTAAGGGTGAGGTGCTCGAAATTGACAACCCTAGCACCCTGCCCGACCCACAAGCCCGCGAAAAAATTGAAGAGCCCTACGTGCAGCTCGACATGATCACCCCCGAAGAATATGTGGGGGCTCTGATGGAGTTATGCCAGAACCGTCGGGGCGAATTTAAAGACATGAGGTACCTGGCCCAGGGCCGTACCACCTTGATCTACGAGGTGCCCCTGGCAGAGGTCGTGACCGACTTTTTCGACCAGATGAAGTCTCGCAGCAAGGGCTACGCCAGCATGGAGTACCACCTGATCGGTTACCGAGAAAACCACCTGTCGCGGCTCGACGTGTTGATCAATGGCGACCCGGTCGATTCCCTAGCGTCCATCGTCCACCGCGACAAGGCCTACTACGTGGGCAAAGCCCTAGTCGAAAAGCTCAAGGAGCTAATCCCACGCCACCAGTTCAAGATTCCGATTCAAGCGGCGATCGGCAGTCGGGTGGTGGCCAGTGAGAGCATTCCAGCCCTGCGCAAAGACGTACTGGCCAAATGCTACGGCGGCGACATCTCCCGCAAGAAAAAGCTGCTGCAAAAGCAGGCCAAGGGTAAGAAGCGTCTAAAGGCGATCGGTACAGTAGACGTGCCCCAAGAAGCCTTCATGGCGGTGCTGAAGCTGTCGTAA